ATTAAATTTTAGAAACTAGACTCTGATATTTTTATAATATTATTTGATGTATATGAAATATGTTTCATATGACTCGAATATGGTTTTAGATATAATTTAACTAAATATTATCAAAATATATTTAAGATTAAGAAAAAATAGACATGAATTCCATTGTGGAAATAAAACAAATAATACAATGTTTGTTTGTGCTTTTATGAATTATATATATTTAAATATTATTAATTTATAATTTTACAGGGAAAAAATATATACATAAAATTTTCTAAAAAGTTATTATTTTATCGATTTGTGTTATATTTTGAACTGGTCCAAAACCGCATAACTGAATTTTTCCGCAAAAACCGTATAATCGAGTTTTTCTGCTAAACTCGCAAAATCGAGTTTTCCGACTAAAAACCGCAAAATCGAGTTTTCCCGCCAAAACCGCAAAAGGTGTTTTCCTGCCAATACCGTAAAACCCAATTTCCACGCCAAAACGATTTTTCCCGCCGAAACCGAAAAATCGAGTTTTCCCGTCAAAACCGAAAAATCAAGTTTTCCCGCCAAAATAAAAACGAGTTTTCCCGCCAAAAGAGTTTTTCCGTCGAAACCGAAAAACCGAGTTTTCCCGCCGAAACCGAAAAACCAAGTTTTCCCGCCAAAAACAGAAAACCGAGTTTTCCCGCCAAAACCAAAAAATCCAGTTTTCCCGCCAAAACCGCAAAACCGAGTTTTTCCGTCAAAATCAAAATTGAGTTTTCCCGCCAAAACCGCAAAACCGAGTTTTCCTGCCAAAACCGATAAACCGAATTTTCTCGTAAAAAACCGTAACACCGAGTTTTTCCGCCGAAAATCGCAAAAAGATTTTTCCCGCCAAAATCGAAAACAGGTTTCCCGCCAAAATCTAACAAATTTTCCCGCCAAAATCGTAAAAACAAGCTTTTCCGCCAAAACCGCAAAATGAGTCTTTCCGCCAAAACCAGAAAGATTATTTTTTCCGCAAACCGCAAAAATCTAGTTTTCCAACCAAAACCACAAAAAAAATTTACCGACCAAAAACCGGAAAAAGAAAATTTTTCCGCTAAAGCCACAAAAAAAAATTTAACAAGTTTTCTCGTTAAAACCATAAATGAGTTTTCCTGTCAAAACGATGTTTACCGCTAAATCCACAAAATGAGTTCCGGTTAAAATTGCAAAATAATTTTTTTTTCCGAAAAACGAGTTTTTCCTCCAAAATCATAAACGAGTTGTTGCGCTAAAACAAGTTTTCTATAAAATTGCAAAATCTTGTTTTTATATTAAAGCTCACATTAATGATATTAATATTTTACATGATCTTCAGAGTAAATAAAATAATACTTTGGATTTTAACATTGATGTTTCTGGGTTTTTGCGGGTTGGATATAAACTGAGTTGGGTTATTTGTGGGTTGGGGTGGGCTCGGTTATTTTACCCAAAGTTTACATCCCTACATTCAACCACATAACTAAAACCAGAGAGAGAGAGAGAGAGACAAATACAGAAACCAAAGGTTGCAAAAACAACGGTAATCTAAGACAAGTTGACGCCGCTTATAACGCACCATCACATTGCCTTTAATGCCAACCACCATAGCGTTCCAGTCCATCTCAGGGAAGGGTGAAACCAACTCAAGCTCAAAGTTCCTCAACAAATGACTCCATATGGCTTTGATTTGAAGGTAAGCAAAGGGCTCTCCAAGACACCCGTGCCTACCTCCACCGAATGAAATGTACGAAAATGCCCCTGCGGCTTTGTCCTCTTCTCTTCCCGGGGAGAATCTATCCGGGTCGTAGCTGTCCGGGTTCTTGAAGACATGCGGCAAGCGGTTTGCAAAAGCAGGCGAGGTTGCAACGATATGACCCTTTGGGATGTCATACGTTTTCCCATCCCTGGTTGTTACGTTGAAATCACTGTGGGAGGCTCTCATCAGCATGATCAACGGAGGGTGAAGCCTCAACGCTTCCTTAATGCAACGGTAGAGAACATTCATCTCCGAGGATAAGATGTCGTGATCAATCTTGTCTCCATGTTTCTCAATCAGCTTCTTCTGCTCATCCAAGGCAGCGGACGAGTACTCTTTGTATTTCATCAGATAAGCACCGGCCCACGTGGAAGTGATAGAGCTCGTCTGCTGTCCTGCAAAGAGAGCAGCGATGAGCAAACCCGCTACCTCGGATTCGGTTGTCTGTCTACCGTCTCTGTACTTTGACTCGATGAAACACTGCAACATGTCGTTCTCTGTTTTGCCAGAGTGTTTTCTCGACAACATGATGTTTGAGAAAATCTCACAAAGCTTTACACGAGCACGGTCGCGACGACGGTGAGCTGGAATAGGGAGGTATGGGAAGAGAACACTTATGGGAAGCATTCCATTGTCAAGATCATGGAACAAAGCAGTGACGTCATCAAAAAGCTGGTCACGTACTTCTCGACCCAGTAGACATCTACTTGCAGTCAAGATGATGAGACTGTCTAGCTCTTCCTTAAGATCAACTTCACCACTCTCTCCCCAGTTGGAGAAGAAACCCTGCCAAGTAAAAAAAACAAGCTATATTCATATTTAAATAGTATTATATGTAATATGCCAAAATCAATAATATGGCTAAAATAATTTTAAAAAAATAAGGCTAAAAAGATCCAAAAAATTGTATGTAATATGCCAAAACAAGCTATAATCATATTTAAACGGTATGTAATATGGCAAAAAGATCTAAAAAATGTTAATATACTTCAGCTTCAGTAATCATCATATCCACGTAAGCCTTCAGTTTGTTGACTCGGAGTGCCTCGCTGAAGAACCGAAACTGTTCCTGACGAACGGTGTAGTCGACATCAAAAACAGAATTTGGGCTGAGAACAGAATCATGAGCNNNNNNNNNNNNNNNNNNNNNNNNNNNNNNNNNNNNNNNNNNNNNNNNNNNNNNNNNNNNNNNNNNNNNNNNNNNNNNNNNNNNNNNNNNNNNNNNNNNNNNNNNNNNNNNNNNNNNNNNNNNNNNNNNNNNNNNNNNNNNNNNNNNNNNNNNNNNNNNNNNNNNNNNNNNNNNNNNNNNNNNNNNNNNNNNNNNNNNNNNNNNNNNNNNNNNNNNNNNNNNNNNNNNNNNNNNNNNNNNNNNNNNNNNNNNNNNNNNNNNNNNNNNNNNNNNNNNNNNNNNNNNNNNNNNNNNNNNNNNNNNNNNNNNNNNNNNNNNNNNNNNNNNNNNNNNNNNNNNNNNNNNNNNNNNNNNNNNNNNNNNNNNNNNNNNNNNNNNNNNNNNNNNNNNNNNNNNNNNNNNNNNNNNNNNNNNNNNNNNNNNNNNNNNNNNNNNNNNNNNNNNNNNNNNNNNNNNNNNNNNNNNNNNNNNNNNNNNNNNNNNNNNNNNNNNNNNNNNNNNNNNNNNNNNNNNNNNNNNNNNNNNNNNNNNNNNNNNNNNNNNNNNNNNNNNNNNNNNNNNNNNNNNNNNNNNNNNNNNNNNNNNNNNNNNNNNNNNNNNNNNNNNNNNNNNNNNNNNNNNNNNNNNNNNNNNNNNNNNNNNNNNNNNNNNNNNNNNNNNNNNNNNNNNNNNNNNNNNNNNNNNNNNNNNNNNNNNNNNNNNNNNNNNNNNNNNNNNNNNNNNNNNNNNNNNNNNNNNNNNNNNNNNNNNNNNNNNNNNNNNNNNNNNNNNNNNNNNNNNNNNNNNNNNNNNNNNNNNNNNNNNNNNNNNNNNNNNNNNNNNNNNNNNNNNNNNNNNNNNNNNNNNNNNNNNNNNNNNNNNNNNNNNNNNNNNNNNNNNNNNNNNNNNNNNNNNNNNNNNNNNNNNNNNNNNNNNNNNNNNNNNNNNNNNNNNNNNNNNNNNNNNNNNNNNNNNNNNNNNNNNNNNNNNNNNNNNNNNNNNNNNNNNNNNNNNNNNNNNNNNNNNNNNNNNNNNNNNNNNNNNNNNNNNNNNNNNNNNNNNNNNNNNNNNNNNNNNNNNNNNNNNNNNNNNNNNNNNNNNNNNNNNNNNNNNNNNNNNNNNNNNNNNNNNNNNNNNNNNNNNNNNNNNNNNNNNNNNNNNNNNNNNNNNNNNNNNNNNNNNNNNNNNNNNNNNNNNNNNNNNNNNNNNNNNNNNNNNNNNNNCTTGAAGAGCTCCCATTGTGGATGCTCTAAGAAGGAGTTTGTCCCTTTACAGGTCCACCCATGATCTTTTAAGGTCCTCTGTAACTGTTTTTGATTTAGGATAGGAGACTTTATGAGTCATTAGAACATATTCTGGATTAGGCTTTCCTGTTCCCACTTTGATTTTGTAATTATTAGATGTCTTGTGAAACACTCCGAAACAGAAATATTAAAAAATATGTTAAAAATTTTCAAGTAAAAATCAAGTCAATTTGTAACGAAAAACACTTTATTAATGAAATTGGAGACCACATACTAAAATCATGCAAAATCATTGAGATTATCCCCAATCCTAGACTGACCCCACCAAAACAATTTCGTAAATTGTGACAATTATTTTATAGACTGACACCCACCAACAATTTATTAACTGTGACAATTATTTTATAGACTAAACACCACGGTATGGAGTGAAACCATTGAGATTATCTCCAATCCTAGACGGACGCCCCCATGCAAGACTTTTCTGATCCGGTATGCGTTCTGAGCAACAGTACACTCTATATGGAGGAAGCCCAATTCACGTCGTCACAGAGAGCAACCACGAGATGTTAGTTGCTTGATAAGTTTCGTGGATAAAACAGTTCGGCTCAGGCTACTATCAGTTCAAGGGATGGGTTATATACATTGAAGAAGGAGGGACTCATTACTTGGTTTGGGACGCGACAAGACCCAGCTCAAACTTAAAAGAACCCGGCAATTCTTCAATTGCTTACTTAGATTAAATTCTTTGATTCTTTAAACAGTTTAAGAAACAGATGCATAATGTACTAAAATTTTTGACTGAATAAATTTAACATTTATTCAAAAATAATAATAAGTTGAGTGGTATTCTATATCTAGGTTTTCTCAATTGTTATAATTTTAACATATGGTATATTTTTTTCCAAAATCAACATGTATGAATCCAGTATCGTACTTTTATTATTACATGTATTTCATTTACAAAACAAAATAGTTTTTTTTTTATAAGAATGTTAATATCATTAACTAGTAATAAAAGAGATTACAAGTGGTGAAACTCGAGATCCAAAAGGCTTCAAGAAGCTAAATTAGTTGTACAAGCCACAAAAAAAAATTAAACTTGTATAACATAATAGGACTAATCTAGTAAACTAGATTAATGTTGAGGCCCGAGATTAATGATGTTTTGCTTTGCACTAAACACTTGAAGAGTTGAAATGGCAGAACCACCTTAAACTAACCTGCAAAAGGAATCAATAGGACTCAAAGAAGTCTGATAACCAGAGAGCCCCTTGGGTGGGAGAGGCTGCAATCGCATAGGCCGGAAGAGGTGACCAAGCATCTCAAACTTCTAAATTTGATGTATAACATATATGAGATATAAAATAATTGTCACATTTTACGAATTTTATTCATCTTTAAGCATAGTGTTCGTGGAATTTGAATCCTAATTAGAATCTCGTACGCATAGGAATTTATGAGCTAATTTACGTTTGATCCTTGGAAATGATTCTATGTGCTTGGTCGTTGGCCAACCTTCTCGTGAAGCCAACGACCAAATTACCCAATATATTATGAAAGGTTGAACCATTTTAAGCAATCTTCGGTGAAGCCAACGACCAAGCACATAGCATCATTTCCAAGGATCAATTCTAGCGAGTCTCATGAGTCTTTGGCTGATCTAAACTGATCATGTTGATCTAATCCTTGCATCATCTTGTTTTTTATTTCTTTTTTGCCAAGGTGATGCAGTTTATAGATTTGCTTTTGTAAATCAAACAAATTCATTATATGATATTTACATGTTTTAACAAAAACAAAAATTCTAGCGAGTCTCCAAAACACAAAATTTGATCTAATTTCATCTCCAATAAAACTTCAAAAATTATATTTTCACACAAAATTTGGTGGTTTGTTACACTAAATTCATCACACCAAATATTAAACTAATGTATTTTATTATTTCTCATTTAATTTTATTAGTATTATTAATTAATTTAAAATTATAGTTAAGATAAATATATCATACTAATTTTATTTTATATTTTTATTGTACACATTAAAAATATTAAAATATTCTTTTATTTATATTTTAATTAATAATATAATCAATTATCAGTTATATCAATTTGTAATAAAAATAATTTATTCTGTGATTTTTATTTTAAATGCATAAAATTTAATGTGATAAAATGAAATTAATCAATTATAATTATTAAAAACAAAAAAATTGAACACCAAAACATCAAATTCCATGTATGGCTAAAATGTTTTTTAAGAGAGTGGTCAATTATTAGAGCTCTCTAATATCTTATGGTATTTGATATTTTATATTAAAAATATAAGCTAAACTTAAAGTGATTTTATTAGGTTTTAAAATACAAATAATAAAACAAAATGTATTTAATATTACAAATCATATGAAATAGTGATGCAGAAACAACTATATATTATATAAAATAAATATTTAATATTACAAATCATATGAAATATTGTGTTCATGGACGGCTTCGTATAAGGAATGGTCAAAGCGAATACCCCGAACCTACTCCAAATATTGAAAATTTAAATATAATATTTAATTTATATTTAGAAGGTCTTATAAAACATACTAATATAAAATATTTTAATGAAAAAAAATTAGTTAGTTTTTTTTTTTTAGATTTTCGATATTGTTTTAAAGAATATTTCTAAATAATATTAAAACTTATAATTATAAGGTATAGAAAATTTTGTTGTCCAAGGACCCTAGATGATACTGAGTCTGTCCTGGTTGTGTATGTATATGTATAAATTTATACAATATATACAGAACTTATAATTAATATCAATGGATGAAAAGTATTTAGCAATAAAAGATAAAAAAAACAGTGAAAAAACAGCAAAATATAATTATATTTTATGCAAAACCCATAGATTATACAAAAAAAACAAAGCATGATAGTACATTTAAATATGTAAAAGTTATTACCCTGTAATATACTATTAAATTAAAAAACTCAAAATAATTTGTTTAACCTGTTAAATAAATTATAATAGAATGAGCCCCTAAAATTATAATGTGAGAGAGGGGTCTCAAGCCATTTTCTCTTTCTCAACACCTCCGAAGGTAAGTCCCTGGTCATGGTCGTGACACTACTTTCCACAGCATGCTACTATTGGAGAGTGCATCTTCTCTTATGAGAGTTGGTCTTATATATGACGTTGTTAATGCCCAAGGGAGTTAAGGAGTGGGCTTTTATGGGCTTCCCGAACAATAACCATTAGAAAAAATAAGGAAACAAATCTCTACCAAAGAACAATTAAACATACCTTCAAACGTATACAGCGAGCGAGTAGGTAGATTCATTGATCTCCTTTTAGCCTCTACTGGTACCAGATTCTCCCTTCATCGTTTTCACCGAATCATGTTTGTTTCTTTCACCGATTATTGCGTCTTTAATTGGCTTGGTTCCTGGGTGGATCTATAGTGTTATTCAGTCCTGGTGTTATTGCCTTTTGATCTGATCCATGCACATCTCTTTTATTTTTGGTCTGATCCATGCACATCTCTTCTGGGTTTTGCTTCTCTCCGACTGATAAAGTTATATACGTTGCGTAGAGTTTCTCACTTTCAGTTTAGTGCACACTTATTCACTTGTTATACATCAACACAGAACTGCGTGTTTGGATTTGTTTTGGTNNNNNNNNNNNNNNNNNNNNNNNNNNNNNNNNNNNNNNNNNNNNNNNNNNNNNNNNNNNNNNNNNNNNNNNNNNNNNNNNNNNNNNNNNNNNNNNNNNNNTTGGGACCTCCTTTTAACTGAATCAAAAGAAGCTTTGAATCCTTTTCTTGTGAGAGATGCCAACTGATTTGCCCGATGTTTTCATAAGGCAGCTCCATTCGGTAGTCTTCACTCAAATGCGCCGAGAAATGCAGGTTCTGGTTACCACTTCCAAACGAACAACCAGCACTGTACAGGTATTTGAATTTCTCTGGTGTCGCCAATAATCCAAAATGCATGAGTAAACCGTCGATATAATGTTCCATAGAAGCTTTGTCTTTACTGTCAATTTCATATTTCCATTCATGAAAATTGAGACGATAGGGTGTGTTGACTTCGGTGGATTGCGTGAGGCGATTATTCGCATGTGTCTCTTGTTCAAACTGAACCAGCGCATAAAATTTTTCACCATGCTTAGTCTTTTTAAGCCTGATCGCGTGAATAGTTCCCCAACCAGTGATACTCTCGAAAAGCTGTCTAACCTCCATTGCGTTCACCTCAGATGGGAAGCCACTCACATTAACCTCCTATAAATCAATGAAGAAAAAACAGAATCCAAGATAAGCAAGATAAGAAAACAGAGGGCTTTCTTGGCTACCTCAGAGGGCTCGTGAACTCACCGCTAGTGGCGGAAGGATTGAATCGGACTCTTCTTTTCTTCTGTAGCTTTTGTTTGGATCCCTCGAGCTGGCAACTCTGAGGCTGATCTTCTTGCTAAACAAGCTTTAAACCTTGTATCGAGCGGCTTTGCCGTAAAACGTCAGGTTTGAATCAATATTTGAGGTCCAAAAAAAACAAAAAAAGATAAGCAAGAATGCTAGAACATTATTACAAATCAGAAGAAAATATTTAGATAGATGATGACATACCGCAGCTGATGTTGATTATGATGATGATGATGATAGTTTTGCTAAGTTTCAAGTTCTGTGAGACACTATGATTTTTCAAATCGACAGCCTTCTTTTATTTTCGTTTTAGAGTGATCCTATTGGTTGATGTTCTAGTTCTCTACTACGTTTGATTGTTGTAACAAGAATTAAATCCGACAGTGAGATATATATTGCAGTCGGATGATGCAGAGCTCTCTCAGTTATGTATTTATGATTCAAAGACATTTTTTAGGAGGGAGTTTAAGAATAAATGTTCTTTGTTTAAAAAAGAGAGAGAGGATTTTAACATAGTCCAAATCTAACGACTATATGTTGCTTTTTCTATTAATGAAATTGATTTAAAATTTACTATTGTTGGATACTGTATTTTGTAAATATTTAACATATTTTAAAATTTAGTGTTACTAAAACCTAATTTAACGTTATTTAAAACTAAAGAGGTTCTATAGAATAATGGACCTTTTTAAAGTTTAAATTTAACCATAAGTTGGTATTATTCCTTTAATGATTTTAGATTATGTTTTAGAACTAAATGTTATCAGATCTTTTATTTGTAAATCATGTTCGGGTGATTGGTAGTATCAGTAGAAGTTGTGGACAACCTTTTTAATTTCTAGAGCCATCTTTTAAAGCAATTACTAGATTTTGACCCGCGCTAAAGCGCAAAATAATTTTTTGGTAAAAACATTATACAATCGCATTTTCTCTTTATTTAAAGTATGTCTGAGCATAAAATCCGTAAACCAAAGTCTGTACCGAACTTAAACCAAAGAACCCGATCCATATCTAGTACAAAATGTAAAAAATCCCAGAATAGGTCTTGTAGGGTGGTACATCATATATCCGAACCCGAAGTGTTATTAGCCGAACCCGAACATGCAACCCGAAAAAGCCAAAAAATGATATGGAAGCCAAATTAATCACAAATATAAATATGTGAAACATAAATATGTACTTCAAATATTCAGTTCTATATTTATAGTGAAATTATATAAAAAGGGTAAGAATTTAAATTTTCAAAAAGCACCTTAAATATACACCTTAAATATACAATTCTATTTAAATAAGTTTATTTCTTATGTTTTGCTTAAAAATTTTGGATTTAATTTCGGATATATCCGAACCGAATCCATATAATCTGAATCAGAACAATATCTGGTTACTTTATGGATTTTATGATGTGGTACAAATCATAAGAAAAACCAGTGTGTTATATCTAAACTCGATCCATACTTATAAATTTACCAGAATAAGACATAGGATGTGATATAAATTTGAACCGAAATTTCAAATACCCAACCCGTACCCAACGGGTACATGAATGCCTGCCTAACATAAAATATGTTTTATGTTTTGTTCAATTAGTTTTATATTTGATAAATATTTTTGAACAACCCGTAAAACTATACTCATAAAAAATATCATTAAACATTAATAACTATTATTATTTATTTTATCATATATATATATCTAGTTTTAATACTCTATCTATAAGAATCATATTATAATGTATTTGGTCAGAGTTTTAACGAATTTGGTTCTTGCATTTGAATTAAAGTACAATTGTATATATAATTCTTTTTATATTAATAAAAAAATATAATTGATTATTTACTTAAAAGTAGTGTTAATATAAATTAAATTCGTTAAAAACAATAGATTAGTTATTTCGTTCCTTTATTTTAGGTTAGGGTATACATATATTTAACAATAATTAAATTAAGTATAAGTAAAGATAATAATAAAGCTAGTTAAATGTAATTGTCCAACCTCAATTATTTTTAAATAGGTAAAAAATAAAACTCTAAATTAATAAATTAGATTCTAAAATAAATAGAACTTATATTTATATTTAGTGTGAGTTTTGTTTTGATTATATCTTGAAAAAAGTGAAAGTATCTTAC
This sequence is a window from Brassica oleracea var. oleracea cultivar TO1000 chromosome C1, BOL, whole genome shotgun sequence. Protein-coding genes within it:
- the LOC106328416 gene encoding sterol 14-demethylase-like, with protein sequence MSRSGSGGSDGRRDSDEAAADDYIVGEEGKLRDVTKTVVPESVLKKRGIGKHDIIYVDDLIPHLEVNVSGFPSEVNAMEVRQLFESITGWGTIHAIRLKKTKHGEKFYALVQFEQETHANNRLTQSTEVNTPYRLNFHEWKYEIDSKDKASMEHYIDGLLMHFGLLATPEKFKYLYSAGCSFGSGNQNLHFSAHLSEDYRMELPYENIGPNSVFDVDYTVRQEQFRFFSEALRVNKLKAYVDMMITEAEGFFSNWGESGEVDLKEELDSLIILTASRCLLGREVRDQLFDDVTALFHDLDNGMLPISVLFPYLPIPAHRRRDRARVKLCEIFSNIMLSRKHSGKTENDMLQCFIESKYRDGRQTTESEVAGLLIAALFAGQQTSSITSTWAGAYLMKYKEYSSAALDEQKKLIEKHGDKIDHDILSSEMNVLYRCIKEALRLHPPLIMLMRASHSDFNVTTRDGKTYDIPKGHIVATSPAFANRLPHVFKNPDSYDPDRFSPGREEDKAAGAFSYISFGGGRHGCLGEPFAYLQIKAIWSHLLRNFELELVSPFPEMDWNAMVVGIKGNVMVRYKRRQLVLDYRCFCNLWFLYLSLSLSLWF